The following are encoded together in the Chloroherpetonaceae bacterium genome:
- a CDS encoding RagB/SusD family nutrient uptake outer membrane protein has protein sequence MTHFTSKRALSLSATLLSIVLSTCLFFSCTLDPVNPNAVTEDKALTTRDGIFNTAVGLQRFFAVDLMSAIIRTPGTTSRELAITRTFINLTDLEAGGQGLSNENTDILVLFQNLCRAIEISNQLIAATPSVTAIPDSTRNGILAIAHLHKAMALSYFIQYFEQAPINTDRRERAVYAPRAQVLAEALRSLDQAEQLFARGNTAQLRANVLSSGLDMVNTIRAFRARCHLMAGNYQAAIDAANSVDLTARSQFVYDAVSPQNIMWLNILTVGAGANTAATSYACRDSLGLPPQFFEVADSTRRNFFLGSVLRTPAVGAAAPQFHHRNHLGFGALNNSPIPIYRPIEMILIRAEANVRLGRLADAVADINRVRQKTGLNIAFNIGANPNPYTGPQTERALLDEIYKQRCIELYLSGLRMEDARRLGIPGPQPGQPIPSTTRTRNFYPYPRRERDNNPNTPPDPVI, from the coding sequence ATGACACACTTCACTTCAAAGCGAGCACTTTCCCTTTCTGCGACGCTTCTCAGCATTGTGCTCTCTACATGCCTCTTTTTTAGCTGCACGCTTGACCCCGTCAATCCAAACGCCGTAACCGAAGACAAAGCGCTAACAACGCGTGATGGCATTTTCAACACGGCGGTCGGCTTGCAGCGCTTCTTTGCGGTTGATTTGATGTCAGCCATCATTCGCACGCCCGGCACCACCAGCCGTGAGCTGGCTATTACACGCACCTTCATTAACCTCACTGACCTTGAAGCGGGCGGACAGGGTCTATCGAACGAAAACACCGACATTTTGGTGCTCTTTCAGAACCTTTGTCGCGCAATTGAAATCAGCAATCAGCTTATTGCGGCCACGCCCAGCGTAACTGCTATTCCTGACAGCACACGCAATGGTATTCTGGCAATTGCACATTTGCATAAGGCGATGGCACTAAGCTACTTCATTCAGTATTTCGAGCAAGCACCGATTAACACAGATCGCCGAGAGCGGGCGGTGTATGCGCCACGCGCGCAAGTGTTAGCCGAAGCCTTACGCTCGCTTGACCAAGCTGAGCAACTTTTTGCCAGAGGTAACACAGCTCAACTGCGTGCAAATGTGCTAAGCTCTGGGTTGGATATGGTAAATACCATTCGCGCCTTTCGAGCACGCTGCCACTTGATGGCAGGGAACTATCAAGCAGCAATTGATGCAGCAAATAGTGTCGACCTGACAGCACGCTCGCAGTTTGTCTATGATGCCGTCAGTCCTCAGAACATTATGTGGCTCAACATTCTGACAGTAGGCGCAGGTGCAAACACAGCGGCAACCTCATATGCCTGCCGCGACAGTCTCGGCCTACCACCGCAGTTCTTTGAAGTAGCGGATAGCACTCGACGCAATTTCTTCTTAGGCTCGGTGCTCCGAACGCCAGCAGTGGGGGCCGCTGCACCACAATTTCACCATCGCAATCACTTGGGCTTTGGAGCACTGAACAATTCACCCATTCCAATCTATCGGCCTATTGAGATGATTCTCATTCGTGCCGAAGCAAATGTGCGGCTGGGGCGACTGGCAGACGCCGTAGCAGACATCAATCGCGTGCGGCAGAAGACAGGGCTAAACATTGCCTTCAATATCGGTGCAAATCCAAACCCTTACACAGGACCGCAAACCGAGCGCGCCTTGCTGGATGAAATTTACAAGCAACGCTGCATAGAGCTATATCTGTCTGGCTTACGAATGGAAGATGCGCGCCGCTTGGGCATCCCGGGTCCGCAGCCCGGACAGCCAATTCCCTCAACCACGCGCACACGAAACTTTTATCCTTATCCACGACGCGAGCGCGATAACAATCCAAACACACCGCCTGACCCAGTAATTTGA
- a CDS encoding uroporphyrinogen-III synthase produces the protein MFATDEHSTAPQSEATVKTVLITRPKAQAAELVEALSRLGWRCELFPTIEIRPLGAWLAMPPSLGDYDSIIFTSANAVEHFLGPLQQIKSNEQRALQYAAIYAIGEKTKAALEKFGITTAVVPQQSSAEGLCALLRQGGVTGKKFLFVRGRSARRLIPACIAEMGGICEECEVYETVKPETGDCDRIRTLIADGKINVVAFASPSAARHFFELCGTVAPSTKLAAIGETTAQEVRRLFGRIEIMPDTPSSEGLAQAIASAFRDWQ, from the coding sequence TTGTTTGCGACTGATGAGCATTCAACCGCACCGCAAAGTGAAGCCACTGTAAAAACAGTTCTCATTACACGCCCCAAAGCACAAGCAGCTGAACTGGTAGAGGCACTCAGTCGGCTGGGTTGGCGCTGCGAGCTTTTCCCGACAATCGAGATCCGTCCGCTCGGGGCATGGCTTGCCATGCCGCCTTCTCTGGGCGACTACGACAGCATCATTTTCACGAGCGCAAATGCTGTGGAGCACTTTCTTGGACCACTGCAGCAAATCAAATCAAACGAGCAGAGAGCGTTGCAGTATGCGGCAATTTATGCCATTGGCGAAAAGACCAAAGCGGCACTGGAAAAGTTTGGCATAACGACTGCCGTTGTGCCCCAGCAGTCAAGTGCGGAGGGACTTTGTGCGTTACTGAGGCAAGGGGGTGTTACAGGCAAAAAGTTTCTGTTTGTGCGCGGTCGGTCAGCGCGCCGGCTTATACCAGCGTGTATTGCTGAAATGGGCGGTATATGCGAGGAATGTGAAGTGTATGAAACGGTGAAGCCTGAAACAGGGGACTGCGACCGCATTCGCACGCTGATAGCCGACGGAAAAATCAATGTGGTGGCTTTTGCCAGTCCCTCCGCTGCACGGCACTTTTTCGAACTGTGTGGCACGGTTGCACCATCCACTAAGCTGGCCGCTATTGGCGAAACGACGGCTCAAGAAGTGCGGCGACTGTTCGGACGCATTGAGATTATGCCAGATACCCCAAGCAGTGAAGGTTTGGCACAAGCAATCGCCAGTGCCTTCAGAGACTGGCAGTGA
- a CDS encoding response regulator — translation MPKVLIIDDSAVERTIIAKVMTALGYSIIEASDGEEGEAKAIQLKPDIIVLDVVMPKKDGFQVCRNLKKMPETAKIPVIMITSKNQDSDKFWGMKQGAMAYLVKPFNEDDLVAAVNKALAPS, via the coding sequence ATGCCGAAAGTCCTTATCATTGATGACAGTGCCGTAGAGCGCACCATTATCGCAAAGGTTATGACCGCACTGGGCTACTCTATCATTGAGGCAAGTGATGGTGAAGAGGGCGAGGCAAAGGCTATTCAACTCAAGCCAGATATTATTGTGCTCGATGTGGTGATGCCCAAAAAAGACGGGTTTCAGGTATGCCGCAATCTGAAGAAAATGCCTGAGACTGCCAAGATTCCCGTTATTATGATTACCTCCAAAAATCAAGATAGTGACAAGTTTTGGGGAATGAAGCAAGGGGCAATGGCCTATCTGGTCAAGCCGTTCAATGAAGACGACCTGGTCGCTGCTGTCAATAAAGCACTCGCGCCGTCCTAA
- the nagB gene encoding glucosamine-6-phosphate deaminase: MMLQFSDATVAEPLYASPEMRRLEKIFTVIYPDSKSASRAVANEIADLIRQKAASGKPTVLGLATGSTPVTVYEELVRLHREEGLSFKNVITFNLDEYYPMQPDSLQSYVRFMHEHLFDHIDILPENIHIPDGTVPREKVADYCAMYEGKIQAAGGIDLQILGIGRTGHIGFNEPGSKKDSRTRLVTLDRITRLDAASDFFGEENVPRKAITMGVGTILQAKRIILMAWGEGKASIVRKAVEGPVTESVTASFLQEHPNATIVLDTASAAELTRIKTPWLLGEVNWTDKLTRAAVVWLSQTLEKPILKLTDEDYREHGMGDLLTERGPAYTINIDVFNQMQHTITGWPGGKPNADDSHRPERAKPFPKRVLIFSPHPDDDVISMGGTLIRLVEQGHEVHVAYQTSGNIAVFDEDAIRFADFVRDFNELFGLQGSEAAQRIYQEVSDSLRKKAPTDIDSEAVQKIKTLIRRGEAKAACRYCGIPEDRIYFLDLPFYQTGRVKKKPLSEEDIRIMIDVMERVKPHQIYAAGDLSDPHGTHRVCLDALFRAIERIKHHEWMKDCYVWLYRGAWQEWDLSEIEMAVPLSPDELLRKRRAIFKHQSQKDSARFPGADSREFWQRAEDRNRNTARLYDKLGLPEYEAIEAFVRWRF; encoded by the coding sequence ATGATGCTGCAGTTCTCTGATGCGACCGTGGCAGAGCCACTCTATGCCAGTCCTGAGATGCGTCGCCTTGAAAAGATCTTTACAGTCATTTATCCCGACTCGAAATCGGCTTCTCGTGCAGTTGCAAATGAAATTGCTGATCTTATTCGCCAGAAAGCCGCCTCAGGCAAACCTACAGTGCTCGGATTAGCAACAGGCTCAACCCCCGTTACCGTCTATGAAGAATTGGTGCGCTTGCACCGTGAAGAGGGCCTGTCCTTCAAAAATGTCATCACATTCAATCTTGATGAATACTACCCTATGCAGCCCGATTCGCTGCAGAGCTATGTGCGTTTTATGCACGAACACCTTTTTGACCACATTGACATTTTGCCCGAGAACATTCACATTCCTGATGGCACGGTGCCGCGCGAGAAAGTGGCAGACTACTGCGCGATGTATGAGGGCAAAATCCAAGCTGCGGGTGGTATTGACCTCCAGATTCTGGGCATCGGTCGCACAGGACACATTGGTTTCAATGAGCCGGGCTCTAAAAAAGACTCCCGCACGCGTCTTGTTACGCTCGACCGTATCACGCGTCTTGATGCTGCCAGCGACTTTTTCGGCGAAGAAAATGTGCCGCGCAAGGCAATTACGATGGGCGTAGGCACTATTTTGCAAGCAAAGCGCATTATCCTCATGGCATGGGGTGAGGGCAAAGCCAGCATTGTTCGAAAAGCGGTCGAGGGTCCTGTCACGGAAAGTGTAACTGCTTCATTTTTGCAAGAGCACCCGAATGCAACGATTGTGCTTGACACTGCCTCTGCTGCGGAACTGACACGCATTAAAACCCCTTGGCTACTCGGTGAAGTCAACTGGACAGACAAGCTCACACGTGCTGCCGTTGTGTGGCTATCGCAAACGTTGGAGAAGCCTATTCTTAAACTTACCGATGAAGACTACCGTGAGCATGGAATGGGCGACTTGCTGACTGAACGCGGCCCTGCTTACACGATTAACATAGATGTGTTCAATCAAATGCAGCACACGATTACTGGTTGGCCGGGCGGAAAACCTAACGCAGACGATAGTCACCGCCCTGAGCGTGCCAAACCTTTCCCGAAGCGCGTGCTTATTTTCAGTCCGCATCCCGATGATGATGTTATCTCAATGGGCGGCACACTCATTCGCTTGGTTGAGCAGGGACACGAGGTGCATGTTGCTTACCAAACCTCTGGTAACATCGCCGTGTTTGATGAAGATGCCATTCGCTTTGCTGATTTCGTGCGTGACTTCAACGAGCTTTTCGGTTTGCAAGGCAGCGAGGCTGCGCAAAGAATCTATCAGGAAGTCTCTGACTCTCTTCGCAAGAAAGCGCCGACCGATATAGACTCCGAAGCCGTTCAAAAAATCAAGACTTTGATTCGGCGTGGCGAAGCCAAAGCAGCTTGTCGGTATTGTGGCATTCCAGAAGATCGTATCTACTTTTTGGACTTACCATTCTACCAAACTGGTCGTGTCAAGAAAAAGCCACTCAGTGAAGAAGATATTAGAATCATGATTGACGTGATGGAGCGCGTTAAGCCACATCAAATCTATGCTGCAGGTGACCTTTCTGACCCACACGGCACGCATCGCGTTTGCTTGGACGCGCTATTTCGTGCGATTGAGCGCATCAAGCATCACGAGTGGATGAAAGATTGTTATGTGTGGCTGTATCGTGGTGCATGGCAAGAGTGGGATTTATCGGAAATTGAGATGGCAGTGCCGCTCAGTCCTGATGAACTGTTGCGTAAGCGCCGCGCAATTTTCAAGCATCAGTCGCAGAAAGACAGCGCTCGCTTTCCTGGTGCTGACAGTCGTGAGTTTTGGCAGCGTGCTGAAGATCGTAACCGTAACACGGCAAGACTTTATGACAAACTGGGTCTTCCTGAATACGAAGCGATTGAAGCGTTTGTTCGCTGGCGATTCTAA
- a CDS encoding response regulator, which translates to MSFVGNIKGWTITEMLQLIRQMKKTGAMIVTLDDGSVQKKVFFRNGLVIAVDTGREDLGAILLEENMISRADLDQAIALQKQHRDKRIEQILLAMKKVDAPKLVKAIRIQIERVITELLQEKSAKVAFDPDAPLTVQGLSHGVDIQSIMLSASVKVDELELVRQRIPNLDAVPRITKRGEEEKNEISLKLAEWKVFLAIDGKTDIKTLALKLRMEEVTVLKCLVVLLDGKWVEIVEPQKDTRKKILAVDDSKVILKTIQMALSETGYSLITAENGKTALELALQHQPDLILLDVMLPDTTGLKICKTIRTDAEYEKIKDAPIVMLSAKDAEIDKNLGLHAGANDYLTKPFKDGELLQVVERFLKKTEPVAAN; encoded by the coding sequence ATGTCATTTGTCGGAAATATCAAGGGCTGGACGATTACAGAGATGCTACAACTCATTCGCCAGATGAAGAAAACTGGCGCAATGATTGTTACACTTGACGATGGCAGTGTTCAGAAGAAAGTCTTCTTCCGCAACGGGCTTGTGATTGCCGTTGATACAGGTCGTGAAGACTTAGGCGCTATTCTCTTAGAGGAGAATATGATTTCACGCGCCGACTTAGACCAAGCAATTGCACTTCAAAAGCAGCACCGTGACAAGCGCATTGAGCAAATTCTTCTGGCTATGAAGAAAGTCGATGCGCCAAAGCTCGTCAAAGCTATTCGCATTCAGATTGAACGGGTTATTACAGAGTTGCTGCAAGAGAAAAGTGCAAAGGTGGCCTTCGACCCCGATGCTCCGCTGACTGTTCAAGGGCTAAGCCACGGCGTTGATATTCAAAGCATTATGCTTTCGGCTTCCGTGAAAGTCGATGAGCTGGAATTGGTGCGCCAACGCATTCCTAATCTCGATGCTGTCCCCCGCATTACGAAGCGCGGTGAAGAGGAGAAAAATGAAATCTCACTCAAGCTGGCGGAATGGAAAGTCTTCTTGGCAATTGACGGCAAGACCGATATTAAGACACTGGCTCTCAAGCTCCGAATGGAAGAAGTAACCGTTCTAAAGTGTCTGGTCGTGTTGCTTGATGGCAAGTGGGTTGAAATCGTCGAACCGCAAAAAGATACACGCAAGAAGATTCTGGCTGTTGACGACAGCAAAGTGATTCTGAAAACCATTCAGATGGCACTCTCAGAGACAGGCTACAGCTTGATTACTGCTGAAAATGGTAAGACCGCACTTGAGCTAGCCCTGCAACATCAGCCTGATCTTATCTTGCTGGATGTCATGCTGCCTGACACTACAGGGCTGAAAATCTGCAAAACGATTCGCACCGATGCCGAGTATGAGAAAATCAAAGATGCTCCTATTGTGATGCTTTCTGCCAAAGATGCTGAAATTGATAAGAACTTAGGCTTGCATGCAGGTGCAAATGACTATCTTACTAAGCCGTTCAAAGATGGCGAGCTGCTGCAAGTCGTAGAACGCTTCCTGAAAAAGACAGAACCTGTTGCAGCCAATTAA
- a CDS encoding chemotaxis protein CheW, with protein sequence MSELQASKGPGGEIRLEDLSTIDSDAAKWLSELEADKARYQEGEEEKEQYIAVLMGDREVAFRVIDIEGILEVPRITSVPGVPDYILGICNVRGEITSVVDMYKILGLSPRRQKTRRERAAEKMIIVRGELYSVGFIVDSVLDVLRVSERDLVKINAADGELTHIAPFSRGLFTRPGEEGRSNDVILIDTEKLLRTKELMQFQ encoded by the coding sequence ATGTCAGAGTTGCAGGCAAGCAAAGGCCCAGGTGGCGAAATTCGCCTTGAGGACTTGAGCACGATTGATAGCGATGCGGCAAAATGGCTTAGCGAGCTGGAAGCCGATAAAGCTCGATATCAAGAAGGCGAAGAGGAGAAAGAGCAGTATATCGCAGTGCTGATGGGCGACAGAGAAGTTGCCTTTCGCGTCATTGATATTGAAGGTATCCTCGAAGTGCCTCGTATCACATCCGTCCCTGGTGTTCCTGACTACATTTTAGGCATCTGTAATGTGCGCGGTGAAATTACTTCTGTCGTCGATATGTATAAGATTTTGGGCCTCAGCCCGCGTCGCCAAAAAACACGCCGTGAGCGCGCCGCCGAAAAGATGATTATCGTACGTGGTGAGCTATATTCAGTTGGTTTTATTGTTGACTCAGTGCTAGACGTGCTCCGAGTCTCTGAAAGAGACTTAGTTAAAATCAATGCTGCTGACGGTGAGCTCACCCACATCGCACCGTTCTCTCGTGGGCTTTTTACCCGACCCGGCGAAGAGGGACGCAGCAATGATGTAATTCTAATTGACACAGAAAAATTGCTCCGCACCAAAGAGCTTATGCAGTTTCAGTGA
- a CDS encoding BMC domain-containing protein, whose product MMALGIVETKGFVGALEAANAMLHAGSVDLVSKELIGGGYVAIVVSGELPAVKRAVEAGAIAAQRAGELVSAHTLEQPHPHLYLLLKKLEQ is encoded by the coding sequence ATGATGGCACTAGGCATCGTAGAGACCAAAGGGTTTGTTGGCGCTCTGGAAGCGGCTAACGCAATGTTGCATGCTGGCAGCGTAGATTTAGTCAGCAAGGAGCTGATTGGCGGCGGCTATGTTGCAATTGTCGTTTCTGGTGAATTGCCAGCAGTGAAGCGAGCAGTGGAAGCAGGGGCGATTGCCGCTCAGCGCGCTGGCGAGCTGGTTTCTGCACACACGCTCGAGCAGCCCCATCCACATCTGTATCTTTTGCTTAAGAAGCTCGAGCAGTAA
- a CDS encoding TonB-dependent receptor, with amino-acid sequence MQLKKRGDSNMMQFSWLWRSCNFAQPRRTFLPSLLLLMLWLLPSLALAQQLRYTISGKVLESGTRQPVAGATVRIENTVLGTPTDRDGNFTLTASLQPGTYTLSVSYIGFKRRLVRLTLGDNNQVKLEDILLEEDAARAEEVVVTGTSTLTSKKELGNAISTVTAREIQNGAAQQIDQALQGKIPGAMINQNSGNPGGSISIQLRGANTILGNTEPLYIIDGVIVNNDRNVLLNLGGYVQNRLVDLNPNDIERIEVVKGAAAAAIYGSRANNGVIQIFTKRGSAGEPKIEYSTRFNFDQVRKRLPINDYPFLDPVGTPNPRPTQRFDYQDFFFQNAYGTEQYLSVSGGSGNTNYFLSGSYLGNQGIIKGTAIQRTSVRGNFDQVLTSWARVSLNLNYNYTETQDKANNATSGNDGVLVGFVFGNTAIDPRPNALGEYPSTRSATGIALANPLEVIDRFRYTQATNRFVGSARLDIAPFDGFSADATFGYDTYTQNGTISIPPGNTSFDFRNGFQRFATQSVRQVNIDINARYFRELTEWLKSTTLVGGTMQYDETDILGSQTINTTPNVEIVGGGVTTVASETRDVARTIYGAFIQQTFGVADRFFLTGAIRMDASSVFGKDERFQFFPKVSASYVLSEEPFWKESEIAKTINNVKLRAALGFSGGLTVIGAFDRFTNYSPTTYDGKAAILPSALLGSPTIRPERQREVEVGIDATFLNDRIGIELTYYDKLLTDLLIRRNIAASTGFSQQLDNVGTVSNRGLEVLLRTTPVQTSDLRWDATINFFFNRNEVIDTKGGIIALGVYGFSSAINGYPLGVFYASAYKRDANGNIQFSPDGVPLRQLNPDGTVQNKVIGDPNPDWQATVINELSWREFSFRVQIDILQGRQVLNFTNRNGEQNQVLAGYRDVLEGKKPAGYYTNPRFAVEPENPGVFRIIEHWVEDGSYVKIREASLFYNFTNFFGIRSGQIGLIGRNLFSFDRYNGYDPELNAFARQGVPTGADDTETPIPRSLSIALRINF; translated from the coding sequence ATGCAACTCAAAAAACGAGGAGACAGCAATATGATGCAGTTCAGTTGGCTTTGGCGAAGTTGCAACTTCGCACAACCCCGACGCACATTTCTCCCCAGTCTGTTGCTTCTAATGCTCTGGCTCTTGCCCTCACTGGCTTTGGCACAGCAGCTTCGATACACCATTAGCGGAAAAGTGCTCGAAAGCGGCACTCGCCAACCTGTGGCAGGCGCAACGGTGCGTATTGAGAACACCGTGCTGGGCACACCGACCGACCGAGACGGTAACTTTACACTCACTGCCTCGCTGCAGCCCGGTACTTACACCCTTAGCGTAAGTTATATTGGCTTCAAACGCCGACTGGTTCGCCTGACGCTCGGCGACAACAATCAGGTTAAGCTCGAAGACATCTTGCTAGAAGAAGATGCGGCACGTGCTGAAGAAGTGGTAGTAACAGGCACTTCCACGCTCACCAGCAAAAAAGAGCTCGGCAATGCCATTTCAACCGTAACAGCACGAGAAATTCAGAACGGCGCTGCGCAGCAAATCGACCAAGCATTGCAGGGGAAAATTCCAGGGGCGATGATTAATCAAAATTCAGGTAACCCGGGCGGCAGCATTTCTATTCAGCTACGCGGCGCCAACACCATTCTGGGTAATACGGAACCGCTCTACATTATTGATGGAGTCATCGTCAACAACGACCGTAACGTGCTGCTCAACTTGGGCGGCTATGTGCAGAACCGCTTGGTAGACTTGAATCCAAACGATATCGAGCGCATTGAGGTGGTCAAAGGGGCCGCAGCGGCTGCAATTTATGGCTCGCGTGCCAACAATGGCGTCATTCAAATTTTCACCAAACGCGGCTCAGCGGGCGAACCAAAAATTGAATACAGCACACGCTTCAATTTTGACCAAGTGCGCAAGCGCTTGCCGATTAATGACTATCCATTCCTAGACCCAGTTGGCACTCCGAATCCGCGCCCAACGCAGCGCTTTGACTACCAAGATTTCTTCTTTCAGAACGCATACGGCACGGAGCAGTATCTCTCTGTCTCAGGCGGTTCGGGTAACACAAACTACTTTCTTTCAGGCTCTTATCTGGGCAACCAAGGTATCATCAAGGGCACAGCGATTCAACGCACCAGTGTGCGCGGTAACTTCGACCAGGTCCTGACCAGTTGGGCACGCGTCTCACTGAACCTCAATTACAACTATACCGAAACACAAGACAAGGCTAACAATGCGACTTCTGGCAACGATGGGGTGCTGGTAGGTTTTGTCTTTGGCAACACGGCAATAGACCCGCGCCCGAATGCACTGGGCGAGTATCCCAGCACCCGAAGTGCAACAGGCATTGCACTAGCAAATCCGCTTGAAGTCATTGACCGCTTCCGCTACACACAAGCGACCAATCGTTTTGTAGGCAGTGCGCGACTGGATATTGCGCCTTTCGACGGCTTTAGTGCCGATGCCACATTTGGCTATGACACTTACACCCAAAATGGCACGATTTCCATTCCGCCCGGAAATACTTCATTTGACTTCCGCAACGGCTTCCAGCGTTTCGCCACACAGAGCGTGCGTCAAGTCAACATTGACATCAATGCCCGCTACTTCCGTGAGCTGACTGAGTGGCTGAAATCCACAACGCTGGTCGGCGGCACTATGCAATACGATGAGACGGACATCTTAGGCTCACAAACCATCAACACCACACCGAATGTTGAAATCGTCGGTGGCGGCGTAACCACCGTCGCAAGCGAGACCCGTGATGTAGCGCGCACAATTTATGGCGCATTCATCCAGCAAACCTTTGGTGTAGCTGACCGATTTTTTCTCACAGGAGCAATTCGGATGGATGCCTCATCGGTCTTCGGAAAAGATGAACGCTTCCAATTTTTCCCGAAGGTCAGTGCGTCATATGTGCTGTCTGAAGAACCGTTCTGGAAAGAATCAGAGATTGCAAAGACGATAAACAATGTCAAACTGCGTGCTGCACTGGGCTTTTCAGGCGGTCTGACAGTCATCGGTGCATTCGATCGCTTCACGAACTACTCACCGACCACCTACGACGGCAAAGCAGCGATTTTGCCCAGCGCGCTGCTTGGCTCACCAACTATCCGACCAGAACGCCAGCGCGAAGTAGAAGTAGGTATTGATGCAACATTCCTCAACGACCGTATTGGCATTGAGCTAACATATTACGACAAACTGCTGACCGACCTACTCATTCGCCGCAACATTGCTGCATCGACGGGGTTTAGTCAGCAGCTCGACAATGTGGGCACAGTCTCCAATCGTGGGCTGGAAGTGCTACTGCGCACAACACCTGTGCAAACCAGTGATTTGCGCTGGGACGCAACGATTAATTTCTTCTTCAATCGCAATGAAGTCATTGATACCAAAGGTGGCATCATTGCGCTGGGTGTTTATGGCTTCTCTTCAGCCATTAATGGTTACCCGCTGGGAGTATTCTACGCCAGTGCCTACAAGCGCGATGCCAACGGTAATATTCAGTTTAGTCCCGATGGCGTGCCGCTTCGGCAGCTCAATCCTGATGGCACGGTGCAGAACAAGGTTATTGGCGACCCTAACCCAGACTGGCAGGCAACGGTCATCAATGAGCTGTCGTGGCGAGAGTTTTCGTTTCGTGTGCAGATTGATATTCTGCAAGGGCGACAAGTGCTGAATTTTACCAATCGCAATGGCGAGCAGAACCAAGTGCTGGCTGGCTACCGTGATGTGCTGGAAGGCAAAAAACCAGCAGGCTACTACACCAATCCACGCTTTGCAGTTGAGCCAGAGAATCCCGGTGTGTTCCGCATCATTGAACACTGGGTGGAAGATGGCTCATATGTCAAGATTCGTGAAGCTTCGCTGTTTTACAACTTTACCAATTTCTTCGGCATCAGAAGTGGGCAAATCGGCTTAATCGGGCGCAACCTGTTCTCGTTTGACCGCTACAACGGCTACGACCCTGAGCTGAATGCCTTTGCTCGGCAAGGGGTGCCAACAGGCGCCGATGATACGGAAACGCCGATTCCGCGCAGTCTCTCTATTGCGCTTCGCATCAACTTCTAA
- the accD gene encoding acetyl-CoA carboxylase, carboxyltransferase subunit beta produces the protein MAWYKRAKPAILTEQKRDTPEGLWTKCDNCGAIIHRKQLEDHVYTCPECGYHFRIPPQKYFEILFDREKFEEIDAHLKSADPLNFVDTKRYIDRIETTIKKTKVMDACRTAIGTIGSRTCVVSAMDFGFIGGSMGSVVGEKISRAIDKSIELNAPLIIISQSGGARMMEAALSLMQMAKTAAKLTRLHERRIPYISLMTDPTTGGVTASFAMLGDFNLAEPGALIGFAGPRVIKETIRRELPEGFQSAESVKEHGFIDFIVPRKELKQKIEQLLSLVCD, from the coding sequence ATGGCCTGGTATAAGCGAGCAAAACCAGCAATTCTCACTGAGCAGAAGCGCGATACGCCCGAAGGACTCTGGACAAAGTGCGACAACTGCGGGGCGATTATCCACCGCAAGCAGTTGGAAGACCATGTCTACACCTGCCCTGAGTGCGGCTATCACTTTCGCATTCCGCCGCAGAAGTATTTCGAGATTCTTTTTGACCGAGAAAAATTTGAGGAAATCGATGCGCACTTAAAGTCTGCTGACCCTTTAAACTTCGTGGACACGAAGCGCTACATTGACCGCATTGAGACAACTATCAAGAAAACAAAGGTGATGGATGCCTGTCGCACGGCGATTGGCACAATCGGTAGTCGAACCTGCGTGGTATCTGCAATGGATTTTGGCTTTATTGGTGGCTCAATGGGATCGGTGGTCGGCGAGAAAATTTCACGTGCGATTGACAAGAGCATTGAACTGAATGCACCACTCATTATTATCTCCCAGTCAGGTGGTGCAAGAATGATGGAAGCGGCACTCTCTCTGATGCAGATGGCGAAAACGGCTGCAAAGCTAACACGCCTCCATGAGCGCCGAATCCCGTACATTTCCTTGATGACGGACCCTACGACAGGCGGCGTAACCGCTTCATTTGCGATGCTAGGCGACTTTAACCTTGCTGAACCCGGCGCACTAATTGGCTTTGCTGGACCGAGAGTCATCAAAGAGACCATCCGTCGTGAGCTACCTGAGGGCTTCCAGAGCGCTGAATCCGTTAAAGAGCACGGCTTCATTGATTTCATCGTGCCAAGAAAAGAACTCAAGCAAAAGATTGAACAATTGCTGAGCCTTGTTTGCGACTGA